The proteins below come from a single Candidatus Angelobacter sp. genomic window:
- a CDS encoding sigma-70 family RNA polymerase sigma factor: MNPNAEAELIARCRQGEARAWDELFDRHYAAAGRFVFQLAPDFNREDVEEICQETFLSAIKALDLFNGRSQLQTWLFRIAANKARDYRKRQRAAKRGGGQITVSLQAEDPENGLTLDPPTPLPAPDATLMNAERIALTRAALDQLGEPCREIIELRYFADLSYDEIGNELQLNVKTVSSRLSKCLDRLEEIARGLFSRENITQTSV, translated from the coding sequence ATGAACCCCAATGCCGAAGCCGAGTTGATCGCCCGGTGTCGCCAGGGTGAGGCACGGGCCTGGGATGAATTGTTCGACCGGCATTACGCTGCCGCGGGACGGTTTGTGTTCCAACTCGCGCCCGACTTCAACCGCGAGGATGTGGAGGAAATCTGCCAGGAAACATTTCTGTCCGCGATCAAGGCCCTCGACTTGTTCAACGGCCGAAGCCAGTTGCAAACCTGGCTGTTCCGCATCGCCGCCAACAAGGCGCGCGATTACCGCAAGCGCCAGCGCGCCGCCAAACGGGGCGGCGGACAAATAACGGTTTCGCTGCAGGCCGAAGACCCGGAGAACGGTCTGACCCTGGACCCCCCGACCCCCCTGCCGGCGCCCGACGCGACCCTGATGAACGCCGAGCGAATCGCGCTGACCCGCGCCGCGCTCGACCAGCTCGGCGAGCCTTGCCGCGAGATCATCGAACTGCGCTACTTCGCCGACCTGAGCTATGACGAAATCGGCAACGAGTTGCAGTTGAACGTGAAGACCGTGAGTTCGCGTCTCAGCAAATGCCTCGACCGACTCGAAGAGATTGCGCGCGGCCTGTTTTCGAGGGAGAATATTACCCAGACTTCCGTCTAA